A genomic window from Paucibacter sp. KCTC 42545 includes:
- the ubiA gene encoding 4-hydroxybenzoate octaprenyltransferase, whose translation MSTASSPSPSTPPTRLSLYLQLIRWDRPAGWLLLLWPTLAALWIAADGWPGWHLLLVFTLGTVLMRSAGCCVNDVADREFDKHVKRTANRPVTSGALGVKEALLLGAGLALLSFGLVLSTNAPTILLSFAALAVTLLYPYAKRVVNMPQAVLGVAFSFGIPMAFSAALGGSEWSWAAVQAAVPLSAWGLLLANLFWVLAYDTEYAMVDRDDDIRIGIKTSALTLGRFDVIGVMAFYAIYLGAWTALGLRLGLGRYFLLGIAVAAAQVVWHYTLIKDRSREGCFKAFRENHWLGLAVFAGTVLDLALRG comes from the coding sequence ATGAGCACTGCTTCTTCTCCCTCGCCTTCTACCCCGCCCACCCGCCTGAGCCTCTACCTGCAGCTGATCCGCTGGGATCGCCCTGCCGGTTGGTTGCTGCTCTTGTGGCCCACCCTGGCCGCTTTGTGGATCGCGGCGGACGGCTGGCCGGGCTGGCATTTGCTGCTGGTGTTCACCCTGGGCACGGTGCTGATGCGCTCGGCCGGCTGCTGCGTCAACGATGTGGCGGATCGCGAGTTCGACAAGCATGTCAAACGCACCGCCAACCGTCCCGTCACCAGCGGCGCGCTGGGCGTCAAGGAAGCCTTGCTGCTAGGCGCCGGTTTGGCGCTGCTGTCCTTCGGCCTGGTGCTCAGCACCAATGCGCCGACGATCTTGCTCAGCTTCGCCGCGCTGGCGGTAACCCTGCTCTACCCCTATGCCAAGCGGGTGGTCAATATGCCGCAGGCGGTTTTAGGTGTGGCCTTCAGCTTCGGCATTCCGATGGCCTTCTCGGCTGCCTTGGGCGGCAGTGAGTGGAGCTGGGCCGCGGTTCAAGCCGCCGTGCCGCTCTCGGCCTGGGGCCTGCTGCTGGCCAATTTGTTCTGGGTGCTGGCCTACGACACCGAATACGCGATGGTGGACCGGGATGACGATATCCGCATCGGCATCAAGACCTCGGCCTTGACGCTGGGCCGCTTTGACGTGATCGGTGTGATGGCCTTCTACGCCATCTACCTCGGCGCCTGGACGGCCTTGGGCCTGCGCCTCGGCCTAGGCCGCTACTTCCTGCTGGGCATCGCGGTGGCGGCGGCCCAAGTGGTCTGGCACTACACCCTGATCAAGGATCGCAGCCGCGAGGGCTGCTTCAAGGCCTTCCGCGAAAACCACTGGCTGGGCCTGGCGGTGTTTGCCGGCACGGTGCTGGACTTGGCGCTGCGCGGCTAA
- a CDS encoding Gfo/Idh/MocA family protein, protein MSRFRWGLVGPGRIAGTFAQAVAGLPGSCLHAVWARDLAKAQAFAEQWSVPNTEVVRASNELDAFLADPAVDGVYIATPHAQHGEFIAASLAAGKPVLCEKPLVPNLAQGQTLVALAQQRQCFLMEAVWTRFLPVYAQVGEWLRAQRIGPVRAMQSSFCFSIPFDESNRCFAPALAGGALLDIGIYNLTMTRWVMQQALGECPAPLSIQAQGVLAPSGVDQRLAATLQFPGGVSSQFVCAFDSQAENALHIYGERGRISVSAPFWGASEATLVLGDAAPLRVQLPPAINGFEGEIEEAQRCIRAGLIESPHISHADSLATLAWMDEIRRQLGVRYPFE, encoded by the coding sequence TGGCCCAGGGCGTATCGCCGGCACATTTGCGCAGGCCGTGGCCGGCTTGCCGGGCTCATGCCTGCACGCCGTGTGGGCGCGTGATCTGGCCAAAGCCCAGGCCTTTGCCGAGCAATGGTCGGTGCCAAACACGGAGGTTGTGCGGGCCAGCAACGAGCTCGACGCGTTCTTGGCCGACCCCGCAGTGGACGGCGTCTACATCGCCACCCCTCATGCCCAACACGGCGAATTCATCGCGGCCAGCCTGGCCGCCGGCAAGCCGGTGCTGTGCGAGAAGCCGCTGGTGCCCAATCTGGCGCAGGGCCAGACCCTGGTGGCCTTGGCGCAGCAGCGTCAGTGCTTTTTGATGGAGGCGGTGTGGACGCGCTTTCTGCCGGTTTACGCCCAGGTCGGCGAGTGGCTGCGGGCACAGCGCATCGGGCCTGTTCGCGCCATGCAGTCGAGCTTTTGCTTTTCAATTCCGTTTGACGAAAGCAATCGCTGCTTTGCCCCGGCACTGGCCGGCGGCGCCTTGCTGGACATCGGCATTTACAACCTCACCATGACCCGCTGGGTCATGCAGCAAGCCTTGGGCGAGTGCCCCGCGCCCCTGAGCATCCAGGCCCAGGGCGTGCTGGCCCCCAGCGGGGTTGACCAGCGCCTGGCGGCCACGCTGCAGTTTCCGGGCGGTGTGAGCTCGCAATTCGTTTGCGCCTTTGATAGCCAGGCGGAAAACGCCCTGCACATCTACGGCGAGCGCGGGCGGATCAGCGTCAGCGCGCCCTTCTGGGGCGCTAGCGAAGCGACCTTGGTGCTGGGTGATGCCGCGCCCTTGCGCGTGCAATTGCCGCCCGCCATCAATGGCTTTGAAGGCGAGATCGAAGAGGCCCAGCGCTGCATTCGCGCCGGCCTGATCGAAAGCCCGCACATCAGCCATGCCGACAGCTTGGCCACGCTGGCTTGGATGGACGAGATCCGCCGCCAACTGGGCGTGCGTTACCCCTTCGAATGA